One Ranitomeya imitator isolate aRanImi1 chromosome 1, aRanImi1.pri, whole genome shotgun sequence DNA window includes the following coding sequences:
- the LOC138658115 gene encoding alpha-1-antitrypsin-like — protein sequence MKVLQYLIWFIPMVIALDQRFCNFPSEEPKKTEDGEQFKEAQSAIVTANIEFALKLFKQVASKSSRVKGSPIQNIVISPLSISTTLSTLVLGARSTTYQEILDVLNQNHTQEAEMHGALGHLHRTLNQPESNLQINIGNAVFVDKKMEILERFLNETEHYYQAEIVKTDFTDGPQVKGQINDHVKSKTDGKIPEVIKDLDPDTLMVLINFVLFKGEWKRPFVRLLTTNDKFIVDKDTTVNVPMMSNPGVYNIHHDKKLACTVIELPYKSEASMLLILPEEGKIHDVEEALSVDMLSRWRKSMGKCNINLHLPKFSITSSLDLKTVLSDLGMAMAFSVQANFSGMSQDVQLRVSQAVHKVILNVDNKGTEGTPFTGFGLTFFAPYPDVKVNKPFLALVIDDETNTILFMGRITNPLKKNVEM from the exons ATGAAGGTCCTCCAATATCTCATATGGTTCATCCCCATGGTGATCGCTTTAGACCAGCGTTTTTGCAATTTTCCAAGCGAGGAGCCCAAGAAGACAGAAGATGGTGAACAATTCAAAGAGGCCCAAAGTGCAATAGTTACAGCAAATATTGAATTTGCACTAAAACTTTTTAAGCAAGTAGCCTCCAAATCATCAAGGGTAAAGGGATCTCCGATCCAAAATATTGTCATCTCTCCACTGAGTATTTCCACCACGCTGTCCACACTGGTGTTGGGAGCCCGATCCACAACTTACCAGGAGATCCTGGATGTCCTGAACCAGAACCACACACAAGAGGCAGAAATGCACGGAGCGCTGGGCCATCTCCATCGAACACTGAACCAACCCGAGAGCAACCTACAGATCAACATTGGAAATGCCGTATTTGTGGACAAAAAGATGGAAATCCTTGAACGTTTTCTTAATGAAACGGAGCATTACTACCAGGCGGAGATTGTGAAGACTGACTTCACAGATGGACCACAGGTCAAGGGACAGATCAATGATCACGTCAAGAGCAAAACTGATGGGAAAATCCCAGAGGTTATCAAAGACTTGGATCCAGACACATTAATGGTTCTCATCAATTTTGTCTTGTTTAAAG GGGAATGGAAGCGTCCATTTGTCCGTCTGCTGACAACAAATGACAAGTTCATTGTGGATAAAGACACGACAGTGAATGTTCCTATGATGAGTAACCCTGGTGTATACAACATTCACCATGACAAGAAGCTTGCGTGCACTGTGATCGAGCTCCCGTACAAAAGCGAAGCTTCTATGCTCCTCATTCTCCCTGAGGAAGGAAAGATTCATGATGTAGAAGAAGCTTTGTCTGTGGACATGCTCAGCAGATGGAGAAAATCAATGGGAAAATG TAACATAAACCTTCATTTACCAAAGTTTTCCATCACCTCCTCTCTGGACCTAAAGACAGTTCTAAGTGATCTGGGCATGGCGATGGCTTTTAGTGTCCAGGCGAACTTCTCTGGAATGTCCCAGGATGTCCAACTGCGTGTGTCACAG GCGGTCCACAAGGTCATCCTCAATGTTGATAATAAAGGCACAGAGGGGACGCCTTTTACCGGCTTTGGCTTGACTTTCTTTGCTCCTTACCCTGATGTAAAAGTGAACAAACCGTTTCTTGCTCTCGTCATTGATGATGAGACTAATACAATTCTGTTCATGGGAAGAATCACCAACCCATTAAAGAAAAACGTGGAAATGTGA
- the LOC138647938 gene encoding thyroxine-binding globulin-like codes for MKTLLFLCVGACYLHLGVLQSLYLTIKAPRDLQQQYSHNYVFISLEFNIASLNSIAEELDRPGSSFQSTDGVTVFLNDDRSAGNKNMKVTAVDFNNPTEAKTKLNSYVTEKTSGKIKNFFNDFKTSTDSVIVSYADAWKVPVSGGSKYTVQLTGEYNAMVNTELGFTMIEIPKNQNIKALIIIPDNGRDEKVGKSVTDKNLTQWRKSLTRQKINLEVPRATLFGCAAIISEEIVMDGMVFKTTKTTARISASFP; via the exons ATGAAGAcccttctgtttctgtgtgtgggaGCATGTTATCTACATTTGGGGGTCCTGCAAAGTTTATATCTGACAATTAAAGCCCCCCGAGATTTGCAGCAGCAGTACTCCCATAATTACGTCTTCATCAGCCTTGAGTTTAATATTGCATCCCTGAATTCCATCGCCGAAGAGCTGGATCGTCCTGGAAGCTCCTTCCAATCTACAGATGGAGTCACCGTATTCCTAAATGATGATCGGAGCGCTGGCAATAAAAACATGAAGGTGACGGCTGTGGATTTCAATAATCCCACTGAAGCCAAAACCAAACTCAACAGTTACGTGACCGAGAAAACCAGCGGAAAGATCAAGAACTTCTTCAATGACTTCAAAACTTCTACAGATTCAGTTATCGTCAGCTATGCTG ATGCATGGAAAGTTCCAGTAAGTGGAGGAAGCAAATACACAGTTCAGCTGACAGGAGAGTACAATGCAATGGTCAATACTGAGCTGGGATTCACTATGATCGAGATTCCAAAGAACCAGAATATAAAGGCACTGATAATAATTCCAGATAATGGAAGGGATGAAAAAGTGGGAAAATCCGTGACTGATAAGAACCTGACACAGTGGAGAAAGTCACTGACCAGACA GAAGATTAATCTTGAGGTCCCCAGGGCCACTCTGTTCGGTTGTGCTGCCATCATCAGTGAAGAAATTGTTATGGATGGAATGGTTTTCAAGACAACAAAG ACCACAGCCAGAATATCAGCATCTTTCCCATGA